In a single window of the Gossypium hirsutum isolate 1008001.06 chromosome D02, Gossypium_hirsutum_v2.1, whole genome shotgun sequence genome:
- the LOC107910287 gene encoding trafficking protein particle complex subunit 2, giving the protein MTSTACFIIVSRNDIPIYEAEVGSAAKREDAAQLHQFVLHAALDIVQDLAWTTSAMFLKAIDRFNDLVVSVYVTAGHTRFMLLHDSRNEDGIKSFFQEVHELYIKILLNPLYLPGSRITSSHFDTKVRALARKYL; this is encoded by the exons ATGACAAGTACAGCTTGTTTTATCATTGTGAGCCGAAATGACATCCCAATATATGAAGCTGAAGTGGGATCTGCCGCTAAA AGAGAAGATGCTGCTCAGCTGCATCAATTCGTATTACATGCAGCTCTGGATATTGTTCAAGACCTTGCATGGACCACCAGTGCAAT GTTCTTGAAAGCAATTGACAGGTTCAATGATTTGGTGGTATCGGTATATGTAACAGCTGGTC atacacGATTCATGCTACTTCATGACTCTCGTAATGAAGATGGAATAAAGAGCTTTTTCCAGGAGGTTCATGAGCTATATATAAAG ATCCTTCTAAATCCACTCTACCTGCCTGGTTCCCGCATTACATCGTCGCATTTCGACACCAAAGTTCGTGCCCTTGCAAGAAAATATCTATAG